In Macadamia integrifolia cultivar HAES 741 chromosome 5, SCU_Mint_v3, whole genome shotgun sequence, a single window of DNA contains:
- the LOC122077745 gene encoding major strawberry allergen Fra a 1.07-like, translating to MAVTTISNEFSCPIPPARLFKAAILDAHNLLPKIVPDKIKSIEIQGDGGAGSIKQINLADDGPFDFIKHRIDEVDEQNFKCKFTLIEGAVIGEKIEKVADTVQFVASADGGSIIKATSEFYTIGDYTMGEDEIQMGKDMAVGTFKMVEGYLLQNPDAYA from the exons ATGGCAGTGACTACCATTAGCAATGAGTTCAGTTGCCCAATCCCTCCTGCTAGGCTTTTCAAGGCTGCAATCCTTGATGCACACAACCTACTTCCCAAGATCGTTCCTGACAAGATCAAATCCATTGAAATTCAAGGAGATGGTGGGGCTGGATCCATCAAACAGATCAACTTGGCTGATG ATGGCCCTTTTGACTTCATCAAGCATCGGATCGATGAAGTTGACGAACAAAATTTTAAGTGCAAGTTTACTTTAATCGAAGGTGCTGTAATAGGGGAAAAGATTGAAAAGGTTGCTGATACAGTTCAGTTCGTGGCCTCTGCAGATGGGGGATCCATCATTAAGGCTACTTCTGAGTTTTACACTATTGGTGATTACACAATGGGtgaagatgaaatccaaatgGGCAAAGACATGGCCGTTGGAACTTTCAAGATGGTGGAAGGTTACCTCTTGCAGAACCCAGATGCATATGCTTAA